The Priestia koreensis genomic interval TATTGCAACCATTTGCTATATTCGTTCGACTTTAGTGCATAAGGGAGTGAAAAATATGGAAATATCGCATTTAGTCAAAGCTGCACAAAAAGGAGATGATCAAGCATTTGAGGAGCTCGTAAGCTCTGTGCGTACCAAGTTATACCGTATCGCCTTTTCATATGTACGAAATGAGCAGGATGCGCTTGATCTTTATCAAGAAACCATCTACGAGGCATATCGGTCGCTCAGAAAGCTTAAAAAACCTGAGAGCTTTATCAGTTGGATTGTGCGTATAGTCGTTTGCAAAGCGATTGATTTTATTCGAAAAGAATCTCGCCACTTTGCAACGAGTGATCAGCAAGTATTTGATGCCCTACTCTACGTGGAAAATGCCGCGTCTATCTCACAATCACTTGATTTATCACATGCGCTGTCTACCCTTGAGCCTCATTACCGAATGATCATCGCTCTTCGATA includes:
- a CDS encoding sigma-70 family RNA polymerase sigma factor; translated protein: MEISHLVKAAQKGDDQAFEELVSSVRTKLYRIAFSYVRNEQDALDLYQETIYEAYRSLRKLKKPESFISWIVRIVVCKAIDFIRKESRHFATSDQQVFDALLYVENAASISQSLDLSHALSTLEPHYRMIIALRYYYDFSIKEIASLLHYPEGTVKSYISRAKKELRPILKEGYIYE